The Candidatus Poribacteria bacterium nucleotide sequence GGCGGTATAGAGTTCGATTCTATCCGCCCCGGTGTCGCGTGTCCTCGCTATCTGTTCAACATCTGTTCCGCTAAATAGGCTGACACGAATATCTGCATCTTTCAAGGCTGCGATAATCGGTTTCAACGTGTCCCCGTCTTTACGAATATCCCAGACGGTATGGCTTGTTACCTCCCCTGCGACAACGGGAACGAGGGTGCATTGTGTCGGTTTTGTGTGGTGTACCATTTCAATAAGGTCAGGTCTCGGGTCGCCTTCAATGTTATATTCAATAGTGGGTCTTTTTTTTGTATTGATTTCTTTTAGCCGTTCGGCGATGTCCGTAACATCTTTAGGTGTGATATGGCGTTGATCTTCACGCGGATGCACAGTGATACCTTGTGCGCCTGCAGCGACACAGGTATCAACAGCGGTGAGTACATCCGGAATATCACCACCCCGTGAGTTTCGTAATGTTGCGACTTTATTTACGTTTACACTTAAGGCTGTCATCTTTTTCTCCGTAGAGGTTGCGTGAGCGTCTCACGCTTTTTGAGTTACCATGTTCGCAAGGATACCGAGAATTTTGTTGCAAAGCGCGATCGGGTAGATTGTCAAATCAATGTGCAAGCATTTTGCCTCCAATTTGAGAAACAGCCAGTCTGTCCCTGAAGTAACGGTCCCGTAAATGCAAGAGACATTATTTTCTTTTTCCGCATTAAAGCGTTGGGCTGCAAGCATCTCAGCGACACATTGTCCGAGCCCGCTGATCAAGTCTTCTTTCTTTGCCTCAACGAGCATGATGACGGGGGCATCTAAAACAGTTTGCAGTGGTGACAGGCTGACCAAG carries:
- a CDS encoding pyridoxine 5'-phosphate synthase produces the protein MTALSVNVNKVATLRNSRGGDIPDVLTAVDTCVAAGAQGITVHPREDQRHITPKDVTDIAERLKEINTKKRPTIEYNIEGDPRPDLIEMVHHTKPTQCTLVPVVAGEVTSHTVWDIRKDGDTLKPIIAALKDADIRVSLFSGTDVEQIARTRDTGADRIELYTAPYAMAETEAEIEREFALLETAAAKAVDLGLGVNAGHDLNLDNLPLMQKLAGLLEVSIGHHLMADALYIGMEAAVKAYRRALGQQVT